The proteins below are encoded in one region of Borrelia duttonii Ly:
- a CDS encoding LolA family protein has translation MSFIMNKIKKIILIISPYLLFAQISANQYFEEVHSKYQNVNDMQAKISLNIKGLKQTGTLLYKSPDKFIINLDSNNQVFVSDGEFLTIYVPSLGTSFRQQLTMGKSGSGFMNILSTEYSVSYTNSPNLEPLDESGGRGGAENFMKLTFSRRLYKGAATIDSFMIAFTPSGAIRRVIAYPTGGGREIVIDLLSVKFNVGISDSKFKYDLPKNANKVDNFLYDVKKT, from the coding sequence ATGAGTTTTATAATGAACAAAATAAAAAAGATAATATTAATTATATCTCCTTATTTGCTTTTTGCCCAAATATCTGCCAATCAATATTTTGAGGAGGTTCATTCAAAATATCAAAATGTAAATGATATGCAGGCTAAGATTAGTCTTAATATAAAAGGTCTTAAACAGACAGGAACTTTGTTATATAAATCTCCCGATAAATTTATTATTAATTTAGATTCAAATAATCAGGTCTTTGTGAGTGATGGAGAATTTTTGACCATTTATGTTCCGTCTCTTGGTACTTCTTTTAGACAACAGTTAACTATGGGAAAATCGGGAAGTGGTTTTATGAATATTTTGAGTACTGAGTATAGTGTATCTTATACTAATTCTCCCAATTTAGAACCTCTTGATGAATCTGGGGGAAGGGGAGGGGCTGAAAATTTTATGAAACTGACTTTTTCAAGACGGCTTTATAAAGGTGCTGCCACAATTGATTCTTTTATGATTGCCTTTACACCAAGTGGTGCAATTAGAAGAGTTATTGCTTATCCTACAGGTGGTGGTAGAGAAATAGTGATTGATCTTTTGTCTGTCAAGTTTAATGTTGGAATTTCTGATAGTAAATTTAAATATGATCTGCCTAAGAATGCAAATAAGGTGGATAATTTTTTATATGATGTTAAAAAGACCTGA
- a CDS encoding NFACT RNA binding domain-containing protein, translating into MSLNYHEINILLEELPLINSFLKKIKQPNYKNLVIEFYNKSTDEKNFNVLISLDSQKTRIHKTNKKFENIKPPLRFFEFLKSKVTNGKVCEAHQIKNERIILIKINKNQNYYCIFIKLWASSPNIIVTDTNFKILDAYYRRPKSKEITGEIFTKAKKIIENNDITEKKEVKLKNEYDNKLPYSTFIENYYDNLKIKETKTHNTEMFNKTYEQEKINLERKIYSLNKQLISMDIIETHKEKGEMILSNINKIKKGMSEITLQNNNGEEIKITLEKKLSPQDNALKYFKTYKKNKNFLKIVQEQLKNAKTQYNTLISNTTYTKEKNHTTLTDEKTTKQKIIKKTSIGLHFISHGFEIIVGRNAKENDELLRSWAKGNDYWLHTRDYPGAYVFIRNKKNKTPPLEVLIDAGNLCVFYTKPAKQAGKADLYYTNVKYLRKIKGEKKGLVIPHREKNLDIKLDLKILNKLKNKN; encoded by the coding sequence ATGTCATTAAACTATCACGAAATAAACATTTTGCTTGAAGAATTGCCATTAATAAATTCATTTTTAAAAAAAATAAAACAACCTAATTACAAAAACTTGGTTATAGAATTTTACAATAAATCAACAGATGAAAAAAATTTTAATGTATTAATATCTCTAGATTCACAAAAAACAAGAATTCACAAAACAAATAAAAAATTTGAAAATATCAAACCTCCTCTAAGATTTTTTGAATTTTTAAAATCAAAAGTCACAAATGGCAAAGTATGCGAAGCACATCAAATAAAAAATGAAAGAATAATTTTAATAAAAATAAATAAAAACCAAAATTATTATTGTATTTTCATAAAATTATGGGCATCTTCTCCTAATATAATTGTCACAGACACAAATTTTAAAATTCTTGATGCATACTACAGAAGACCAAAATCAAAAGAAATAACAGGTGAAATATTTACAAAAGCCAAAAAAATTATTGAAAATAACGATATAACTGAGAAAAAAGAAGTCAAACTCAAAAATGAATATGACAATAAATTACCATACTCAACATTCATTGAAAATTACTATGACAACTTAAAAATAAAAGAAACTAAAACACATAATACAGAAATGTTTAATAAAACATATGAACAAGAAAAAATCAACTTAGAAAGAAAAATATACTCTCTAAACAAGCAATTAATTTCAATGGACATAATAGAAACTCATAAAGAAAAAGGTGAAATGATTTTATCAAATATAAACAAAATTAAAAAAGGAATGAGTGAAATTACTTTACAAAACAACAATGGAGAAGAAATTAAAATAACATTAGAAAAAAAATTATCTCCTCAAGATAATGCTTTAAAATATTTTAAAACATACAAAAAAAACAAAAATTTTCTTAAGATTGTACAAGAACAATTAAAAAATGCAAAAACACAATATAACACATTAATATCAAACACAACTTATACAAAAGAAAAAAACCATACAACTCTGACTGATGAAAAAACAACAAAACAAAAAATCATTAAAAAAACATCTATTGGGCTCCATTTTATATCTCATGGATTTGAAATTATTGTGGGAAGAAATGCAAAAGAAAATGACGAACTATTAAGAAGTTGGGCAAAAGGAAATGATTATTGGTTACATACAAGAGATTATCCTGGTGCTTATGTATTTATTAGAAATAAAAAAAACAAAACACCTCCTCTTGAAGTTTTAATAGATGCTGGTAATTTATGTGTATTTTATACAAAGCCAGCAAAACAAGCGGGAAAAGCTGACCTTTACTATACCAATGTCAAATATTTAAGAAAAATTAAAGGAGAAAAAAAAGGACTTGTAATACCTCACAGAGAAAAAAATTTAGACATCAAATTAGATCTCAAAATATTAAACAAACTTAAAAACAAAAATTAA